A DNA window from Setaria viridis chromosome 2, Setaria_viridis_v4.0, whole genome shotgun sequence contains the following coding sequences:
- the LOC140221733 gene encoding DNA topoisomerase 2-like isoform X2, which translates to MTHRVLTYVPGLYKIFDEILTYAADNKQRDPSMDSLRVEVDVDQCCISIYYNGRGVPIELHPEEGLYVPEMIFGHLSNYEEITGVKLANLFSTELFIETVDSRLEKKYKQVFSENLGKKSEPQITVCLQKLDKNHIQAGPCKISHDPP; encoded by the exons ATGACGCACCGCGTGCTCACCTACGTACCAGGCCTCTACAAGATCTTCGATGAGATCCTCACCTACGCTGCCGACAACAAGCAGCGCGACCCGAGCATGGACTCCCTCCGCGTGGAGGTCGACGTCGACCAGTGCTGCATCTCCATCTACTACAACGGACGAGGCGTCCCGATTGAACTCCACCCGGAGGAGGGCCTATACGTGCCGGAGATGATCTTCGGCCACCTCAGCAACTACGAAGAGATAACTGGCGTCAAGCTGGCCAACTTATTCTCCACGGAGTTGTTCATCGAGACTGTCGACAGTCGCCTTGAAAAGAAGTACAAGCAG GTTTTCTCCGAGAATTTGGGAAAGAAGTCAGAGCCCCAGATCACAGTTTGCTTGCAGAAACTGGACAAGAATCACATTCAAGCCGGACCTTGCAAAATTTCACATGACCCAccttga
- the LOC140221733 gene encoding DNA topoisomerase 2-like isoform X4: MTHRVLTYVPGLYKIFDEILTYAADNKQRDPSMDSLRVEVDVDQCCISIYYNGRGVPIELHPEEGLYVPEMIFGHLSNYEEITGVKLANLFSTELFIETVDSRLEKKYKQDLPEG, encoded by the exons ATGACGCACCGCGTGCTCACCTACGTACCAGGCCTCTACAAGATCTTCGATGAGATCCTCACCTACGCTGCCGACAACAAGCAGCGCGACCCGAGCATGGACTCCCTCCGCGTGGAGGTCGACGTCGACCAGTGCTGCATCTCCATCTACTACAACGGACGAGGCGTCCCGATTGAACTCCACCCGGAGGAGGGCCTATACGTGCCGGAGATGATCTTCGGCCACCTCAGCAACTACGAAGAGATAACTGGCGTCAAGCTGGCCAACTTATTCTCCACGGAGTTGTTCATCGAGACTGTCGACAGTCGCCTTGAAAAGAAGTACAAGCAG gaTCTGCCAGAGGGTTAA
- the LOC140221733 gene encoding DNA topoisomerase 2-like isoform X1, with protein sequence MTHRVLTYVPGLYKIFDEILTYAADNKQRDPSMDSLRVEVDVDQCCISIYYNGRGVPIELHPEEGLYVPEMIFGHLSNYEEITGVKLANLFSTELFIETVDSRLEKKYKQGWRTPRFIGFLREFGKEVRAPDHSLLAETGQESHSSRTLQNFT encoded by the exons ATGACGCACCGCGTGCTCACCTACGTACCAGGCCTCTACAAGATCTTCGATGAGATCCTCACCTACGCTGCCGACAACAAGCAGCGCGACCCGAGCATGGACTCCCTCCGCGTGGAGGTCGACGTCGACCAGTGCTGCATCTCCATCTACTACAACGGACGAGGCGTCCCGATTGAACTCCACCCGGAGGAGGGCCTATACGTGCCGGAGATGATCTTCGGCCACCTCAGCAACTACGAAGAGATAACTGGCGTCAAGCTGGCCAACTTATTCTCCACGGAGTTGTTCATCGAGACTGTCGACAGTCGCCTTGAAAAGAAGTACAAGCAG GGCTGGAGGACTCCGAGGTTCATAG GTTTTCTCCGAGAATTTGGGAAAGAAGTCAGAGCCCCAGATCACAGTTTGCTTGCAGAAACTGGACAAGAATCACATTCAAGCCGGACCTTGCAAAATTTCACATGA
- the LOC140221733 gene encoding DNA topoisomerase 2-like isoform X3 yields MTHRVLTYVPGLYKIFDEILTYAADNKQRDPSMDSLRVEVDVDQCCISIYYNGRGVPIELHPEEGLYVPEMIFGHLSNYEEITGVKLANLFSTELFIETVDSRLEKKYKQLMCDQTIMWANRAGGLRGS; encoded by the exons ATGACGCACCGCGTGCTCACCTACGTACCAGGCCTCTACAAGATCTTCGATGAGATCCTCACCTACGCTGCCGACAACAAGCAGCGCGACCCGAGCATGGACTCCCTCCGCGTGGAGGTCGACGTCGACCAGTGCTGCATCTCCATCTACTACAACGGACGAGGCGTCCCGATTGAACTCCACCCGGAGGAGGGCCTATACGTGCCGGAGATGATCTTCGGCCACCTCAGCAACTACGAAGAGATAACTGGCGTCAAGCTGGCCAACTTATTCTCCACGGAGTTGTTCATCGAGACTGTCGACAGTCGCCTTGAAAAGAAGTACAAGCAG CTCATGTGTGACCAAACAATCATGTGGGCTAACAGGGCTGGAGGACTCCGAGGTTCATAG